The Dyella sp. 2HG41-7 sequence AAGATCGCCAAGCCAGTTGTTGCTGGCTAGCACGTTCTGGTGTTTCGCTTCTTCCGAATGCCCCGTCGCTTGCTGACAATCCGCCAAGATTTTCAGGCTCTGCGGATCCAACGGCCAATGCGCGAGCGCTTCATTCGCTTCAACCTCCCCCGCCACCGGATCGCCCTTGGCCAGCAACGCGGCGGCGACGCTTCTACGCACGGGATACCACCACGTCGGCGGATCGGTGAAGGTTCCAAGCTTCGCATCCTGGATATCGGCCGCTTTGCGATAGGCAGCTTCGGCATCGCCCCACCGCTTCTCGATCATCGCCACGCGGCCCTGCAAAACCAGCCGCGCGACGTCGACCATCGATTCCACCTGCGCGGCGGAGTCGCCGAACTTGGCAAGATCGGCGTGATTGATCGCAATCTTTTCGGCTTCTTGTCGAACGCCTTGGGCATCGCCGTTTCGCGCAGCGGATTCGCCTCTCGCGTAATGCCACATGGCTAATGCATACGGAAGTGTTTTGTCCGGCGGCGGCAACGACGCCACTGTTTGCGGCGATGCAAATCGCCCGAAGACAAAGTAAGCCGTGACGAACCCAAATTGATGCAGGAAGCTCGATGCATTGGGCGCCGACTCTTCCTGCAGCTGCGCCGTCGCCAGCGCAAGCCCTTCTTTAGCATCGCCGTCGAGCAATGCTGCCGCCTCGCCGTACTGCACATTGTGTCCGTGATAAGGCAGCCCAAAGACGCCGCCTTTCGTTTTCAATCGCACGGCATTCGCACTATCGATTTTCACGGCAGCGAGATTTGCGTTCTCCGCGGCGCGATACTGCCCCACCCAAAAGTACGTATGCGAAGGCATATGGATAAGATGGCTCGCCGCTGGCGCCAGCGCGGGCAATTTATCCGCATAAGGGAGAGCCTCCCCCGCAACGCCATCCATTTCGGTCGCATGAATATAGAAATGGATCGCGGCGCTATTGTTGGGTGATCGATGCAATACGTTTTCGAGAATCTGTACGGATCGATCCAGGTGATCGCGGTTATTTTCCTGCGCAGCAGGGATCATCCAGGCGTCGGCCGTGATCACCGCAATCTCATCATCGGAAGGATCGGCGCTGTACAAAGCATCCATCGCTTGCGCAAACGCGAAATCGCCCGGACCTTCGCCGCCACCTTGGTGATAGCGCTTTTGCAAAGCCGCAATCAGCGCCCGTTCTTTGGGCGGATTGTCTTTCGCTAGAGCCGCGGCATGATCGGCAAGGCTGGCCAATTGCGCTTGAACCGTTTGGTCGATCGTAAAGTTAATCGTCGGTCCGCGAGCCCACGCCTCGCCCCATACACACATGGCGCACTGAGGATCGAGTTGCTCGGCGCGCCGAAACGCAGCGATAGCCGCCCTGTGCGCGAACGCATGCGCGAGCTGCATGCCGTTATTGAAATAGTCCTGCGCTTCCCGACTCGAGGTTTTCACCGCGAATCCGCCCGTGCCGTAACCCGTTAAAAGCGTCGTCGCGACCGGCGTGGTGTTGGCGGGAGCCATCGCCATCATATGTCCCATCGACTTCATCGGCGACGCCGACGCGCTATGCATGTCTGCCAACGCCAGCGATGGAACAAGAACGAAGAACCATGGCGCGATCACGCGCGTCCATGCTGAGCCTGACAAAAATAATCCGACGACCTTGGTTGACTGCATCTAATCCTCCAACTGCACTTGGAAAATTGAACGTGAGTCGTCATGTCTAGCTAGAGAAAGAACCGCAAATGGACTCGCGTCACCGGGTATGCGCAAAGACTTCGGCGCCGAAGGTGGGGGCGACGGCGCACTGCAACTTAGGTTGGCCGTTGGCTTCGAACCAGTGCTGGTCGTCATGACGCAATGCATCGTGCTCACGCGATCGCCGTGGGCGTGCAGCCCACGTTCTAGGCTGGGATGGCCATCCCAGCGTTGCACGGCCGTCTTTGCTGGGAAGGCAATCCCAGCCTGCTCGCCTTACGAAAGGTCAGGACACTCGCAACTCAAAAATGCGCTGACCTTTCGCGACATCGCTTCAACCCGGGGAGTGGGGGAGCCGTTTCAATATCGCGTTACGACAGCATCGCTGCCAACATCGAGACACACAGCGCTGCGCAAACGGCGAAGAAGCTATTCAACATCAGCGTTTCGAATTTCATGGCGAATCTCCTTACGCTAAGTGGGTGTGGCCTTCGCGATAGGTGCTGCATATCCGATGCCAACCGCACAAAACCCTGGAAAACCGCATAAAAGCGCCATTTGCGAGCGCCGGCGAAAGTGACCCAATTTGTCCGCGGACGGCCGTCCGTAGCGCCCGGACAAGGGCGCGCATAGGTCGTGCCAACGATTAAGAGGCGCTAAAACGCCTTGTTTTCAGGGATTCGCTTCTTCGTCGGCGACTTTCAAAAAGCCGTCTCGCACGCGTCGATAGAAGCTTTGGAACAACGCAAGCTCGTCCTGCGTCAGCACGCCGAGCGCTTTTTTCAGGCGCGCTGCGTTGAGATCCATCGCACTCGTAAAGATCTCTTTGCCCTTGTCCGTCAGCGTGGCGAGCAAGCGGCGGCGATCTTCTTCATCGCCCACCGAACGCACCAAACCTTCCTGCTCCAGCGAATACATCATCGCGGACACAGTCGCGCGTTTGACCTGCAGCGCCGCGATGATTTCCTGATGCGGCACCGGGCGATCGCCGGCTCCCCATAACAACGCCAGCGTCTGGAAGCGCGCGGGCGAACCGGCCGTGCCTTCCAGCCAGCTGTTCAACACGTTGGTGATCTGCTGCGAGCCCGATTTGATCAGGAACACGGTCTCCATGCGCTGGGCCGCGTCCTCCGGAAAACGACGCAGATAGGCCTCGCGCAGGTACGGCGTGGGGAAGTTGGTCTGCTCGCTGTTTTCCAAGTCTTTCAAGGGATTACCTCTCACCGGAACCCTCCGGCGCTGGACTGTATGTGAAATAACAATCGTGTCTAAGAACGATTATGCAGGAAAAACAGTGACATAAAAATAATACGCCTCCGAACTGTATGGTCGTTGACTTGTTTGTCAACTTACATTATTGTCTGCCGCCATACAAATATGACTTGGCTCGCGATGGTCGCCCGCCGGTCCACGATTGGAGGAGTTGGTCATGAGCAACACCGAAACAGAGGTCCAGGCGAACGCCCAGCCCGCGCGCCGCCCGTTGCCGCGCAAAACCAAGATCGCCGTAGCGGTGGGCGTCGCAGCGCTGGTGCTGGTCAGCGGCGGCGCCTACGCCGTGATGTCCGGCCGCAGCGTGTCCACCGACGACGCCTACACGGACGGCCGCGCGATCACCATCGCGCCGCATGTGGCCGGCTATGTGTCCGAGCTCGATGTCACCGACAACCAGTTCGTGCGCAAAGGCCAGGTGCTGGTGCGTATCGAATGCACGGACTACCTCGCCGCGCGCGATCACGCGCAAGGCGCGCTGGAATCCGCGCAAGGACAACTCGCCGCCGCGCAAAGCGATCTGGATCTGGCGAAGATCACCTACCCCGCCAAATTCGCCGCCGCGCAAGCCACGCTTTCCACCGAGCGCGCGAATCTCTCCAAGGCGCAATCGGAGTACGTGCGCCAGCACGGCATTCCGAAAGAAGCCACCACCTCGCACGACATCGACTTCGCCACCGCCACGCGCGACGCCGCACAAGGCGACGTAGCGCAAGCGCAAGCCCAGGCGCGCATCGCCGAGCCGGTGAACCTCAATATCGCCGACGTGCAAGCGCACGTGGAACAACTCACCGGCGACGTAAAGCGCGCGCAAGCGGATCTCGATCAAGCCAAGCTCAATGTCGGCTATTGCGATGTGGTCGCGCCGCAGGACGGCTGGGTGACGAAGCGCGGTGTCGAGAAAGGCGATTACATCCAGGTCGGTCAGCAATTGTTTGCCGTGGTGAGCCCGGAAGTGTGGGTGACGGCGAACTTCAAGGAAACCGAGCTTACGCATATGCGGATTGGACAAAAGGTTTCCATCGCGGTGGATGCGTATCCCAATTTGAAGTTGAACGGGCACGTCGACAGCATCCAAGCCGGTTCGGGCGGCAAATTCACCGCGTTTCCGTCTGAAAACGCCACCGGCAATTTCGTGAAGATCGTGCAACGCGTGCCGGTGAAAATCGTGATCGACTCCGGTTTGGATGCGAAACAGCCGCTGCCGCTCAATCTTTCCGTTGAACCGACGGTGTCGCTGCAATGAGCGCCGCAGCCTCCGCCCATGACGCTGCATGGAAGCCGCGCGGCAATCCGTGGCTGATCGCGGTGGTGGTCACGCTTGCGGCGTTTATGGAAATTCTCGACACCACCATCGTCAACGTGGCGCTGCCGCATATCGCCGGTAGCTTGTCGAGCAGTCCCGACGATGCGACGTGGACGCTTACTTCATACCTCGTCGCCAACGGCATCGTGCTCACCATCTCCGGCTGGCTGGGCGCGGTGATCGGCAGAAAGCGCTACTTCATGATCTGCATCGCGATGTTTACGGTGTGTTCGCTGCTGTGCGGATTGGCGCAGAGCCTGCCGCAGTTGATCGTGTTTCGCCTGCTGCAGGGCTTTTTCGGCGGCGGTCTGCAACCGAATCAGCAAGCGATCGTGGTGGATTCGTTCGAGCCGAAAAAGCGCGCCGCCGCGTTTGCGATCACCGCGATAGCTACGGTGGTGGCGCCGGTGCTCGGTCCGGTGCTCGGCGGTGTGATTACCGACCATGCATCGTGGCGCTGGATTTTCTTTATCAATATTCCGGTCGGCATCTTTGCGTGCTTTGCCGTGGGCGCGCTGGTGGACGATCCGCCGTGGGCCAAGAAGCAAAGCCGCTCCGTCGATTACATCGGCCTCGGCTTGATCACCCTTGGCTTGGGCTGCATGCAAGTGATGATGGATCGCGGTGAAGACGAAGGCTGGTTTCAATCGCCCTTTATCGTGCATATGGCCATTCTCACCGTGATTGGCCTCACGGGTGCGGTGACGTGGTTGATGATTGCCAAGAAGCCCATCGTGAACCTGCAAGTGTTCAAAGACCGCAATTTCGCGATCAGCTGCGGCTTGATGATCGGCATGGGTTTTATTCTTTACGGCAGCGCCGTGCTGATGCCGCAATTCGCGCAGACAACCATCGGCTACACCGCCACCTGGGCCGGATTCGTGCTGGCGCCCGGAGGCCTGGTGATCATCATGCTGATTCCGCCGGTCGGCCGGCTGATGAAAGTCGTGCAATTGCGTTATCTGATCGCCGTGGGTTTCGCGATCATGATGTTGGCGATGTGGTTCTCCAACCGGCTGGTGCCGAACATCGACTTTTTCACGCTCACGGCGATGCGCAGCGCGCAGGCCGCAGGACTTGGATTCCTGTTCGTGCCGATCAGCATCATGGCGTATCACAGCTTGCCGCGTTCGCTTGGCGCTGATGCATCCGCGTTGTTCGTGATGTTTCGTAACGTGTCCGGTTCGGTTGGCATTTCCGCCGCCAGCGCGATGGTGTCGGAACGCACGCAGGCGCGTCAGGCGCATCTGTCGACGTGGCTTACACCCTTCAATCAATCGTTCAACGCATTGATCGCGCGTAACGAGGCCACCTTGCGTTCGCTCGGACACGCCGCAAGCACTTTGCACGAGACGGCGCTCGGCCGTGCGTTTCAGGCCTTGCGGCAACAATCCGCCGTGTTGGCCTACGCCGATACCTTTATTTATTTCGCCGTGC is a genomic window containing:
- a CDS encoding MarR family winged helix-turn-helix transcriptional regulator codes for the protein MRGNPLKDLENSEQTNFPTPYLREAYLRRFPEDAAQRMETVFLIKSGSQQITNVLNSWLEGTAGSPARFQTLALLWGAGDRPVPHQEIIAALQVKRATVSAMMYSLEQEGLVRSVGDEEDRRRLLATLTDKGKEIFTSAMDLNAARLKKALGVLTQDELALFQSFYRRVRDGFLKVADEEANP
- a CDS encoding HlyD family secretion protein, with product MSNTETEVQANAQPARRPLPRKTKIAVAVGVAALVLVSGGAYAVMSGRSVSTDDAYTDGRAITIAPHVAGYVSELDVTDNQFVRKGQVLVRIECTDYLAARDHAQGALESAQGQLAAAQSDLDLAKITYPAKFAAAQATLSTERANLSKAQSEYVRQHGIPKEATTSHDIDFATATRDAAQGDVAQAQAQARIAEPVNLNIADVQAHVEQLTGDVKRAQADLDQAKLNVGYCDVVAPQDGWVTKRGVEKGDYIQVGQQLFAVVSPEVWVTANFKETELTHMRIGQKVSIAVDAYPNLKLNGHVDSIQAGSGGKFTAFPSENATGNFVKIVQRVPVKIVIDSGLDAKQPLPLNLSVEPTVSLQ
- a CDS encoding DHA2 family efflux MFS transporter permease subunit; this translates as MSAAASAHDAAWKPRGNPWLIAVVVTLAAFMEILDTTIVNVALPHIAGSLSSSPDDATWTLTSYLVANGIVLTISGWLGAVIGRKRYFMICIAMFTVCSLLCGLAQSLPQLIVFRLLQGFFGGGLQPNQQAIVVDSFEPKKRAAAFAITAIATVVAPVLGPVLGGVITDHASWRWIFFINIPVGIFACFAVGALVDDPPWAKKQSRSVDYIGLGLITLGLGCMQVMMDRGEDEGWFQSPFIVHMAILTVIGLTGAVTWLMIAKKPIVNLQVFKDRNFAISCGLMIGMGFILYGSAVLMPQFAQTTIGYTATWAGFVLAPGGLVIIMLIPPVGRLMKVVQLRYLIAVGFAIMMLAMWFSNRLVPNIDFFTLTAMRSAQAAGLGFLFVPISIMAYHSLPRSLGADASALFVMFRNVSGSVGISAASAMVSERTQARQAHLSTWLTPFNQSFNALIARNEATLRSLGHAASTLHETALGRAFQALRQQSAVLAYADTFIYFAVLAAAMIPLALLLSPVKDGGHSAAPMH